The Solanum pennellii chromosome 11, SPENNV200 genome contains a region encoding:
- the LOC107004268 gene encoding calmodulin-like protein 3 — MNAEELRRLFQIFDKNNDGHITMNELNDSLEKMGIYIPDCELGQMIQNIDVNGYGYVDFDEFGALYKMIFMDDDEDEDMQEAFNVFDQNGDGFITVDELKSVLGSLGLKQGGNVEDCRKMINNVDVDGDGRIDFMEFKRMMMRGVGFATFT; from the coding sequence atgaatgcgGAGGAGCTGAGGCGGCTGTTTCAGATATTCGATAAGAACAACGATGGACATATAACAATGAACGAGCTAAATGATTCGTTGGAGAAAATGGGTATATATATTCCGGATTGTGAGTTAGGccaaatgatacaaaatattgATGTCAATGGCTATGGATATGTCGATTTTGATGAGTTTGGTGCACTTTATAAGATGATTTTTAtggatgatgatgaagatgaagacATGCAAGAGGCATTCAACGTGTTTGATCAAAATGGAGACGGATTTATCACAGTCGATGAGTTAAAATCAGTGTTGGGATCCCTCGGACTCAAACAAGGGGGAAACGTTGAGGATTGTAGGAAGATGATTAACAATGTGGATGTTGATGGAGATGGAAGGATTGATTTTATGGAGTTTAAGAGGATGATGATGAGAGGTGTTGGTTTTGCTACTTTtacttaa
- the LOC107004899 gene encoding beta-D-xylosidase 1 produces the protein MNEIYFILIIFVLAFAYSVESRQPFACDPANAGTRNLRFCKTSLPIHVRVQDLIARLTLQEKIRLLVNNAAPVERLGISGYEWWSEALHGVSNTGYGVKFGGSFPGATSFPQVITTAASFNASLWEEIGRVVSEEGRAMYNGGAAGLTFWSPNVNIFRDPRWGRGQETPGEDPHLVAQYGVSYVKGLQGGGGRGNTRLKVAACCKHYTAYDLDDWNGYDRYHFNAKVSMQDLEDTYNVPFKACVVEGNVASVMCSYNQINGKPSCADPTLLRDTIRSQWHLNGYIVSDCDSVGLLFEKQHYTRYPEDAAAITIKAGLDLDCGPFLAIHTDKAVRTGKVLQVEINNALANTITVQMRLGMFDGPNGPYANLGPKDVCSPAHQQLALQAAREGIVLLKNIGQALPLSTKRHRTVAVIGPNSDATLTMIGNYAGVPCGYISPLQGISRYARTIHQQGCMGVACPGNQNFGLAEVAARHADATVLVMGLDQSIEAEAKDRVTLLLPGHQQDLISRVAMASKGPVVLVLMSGGPIDVTFAKNDPRVSSILWVGYPGQAGGAAIADVLFGATNPGGKLPMTWYPQDYVAKVSMANMDMRANPAKGYPGRTYRFYKGPTVFPFGAGLSYTTFSQHLFSAPITVSVPTLHSHDLVSNNTTTLMKAKATVRTIHTNCESLDIDMHIDVKNTGDMDGTHTVLIFSTPPDPTETKQLVAFEKVHVVAGAKQRVKINMNACKHLSVADEYGVRRIYMGEHKIHVGDDLKHSITFQPSLEEIKL, from the exons atgaatgaaatatattttattctcattatttttGTCCTTGCATTTGCTTATTCCGTCGAGTCACGGCAGCCATTTGCATGCGATCCAGCAAACGCAGGGACACGAAACCTACGATTCTGCAAAACATCTCTACCAATACACGTTCGAGTACAAGACTTGATTGCGCGATTGACGTTACAGGAGAAGATTAGATTGTTAGTTAACAATGCTGCACCAGTTGAAAGGCTGGGTATCAGTGGATACGAGTGGTGGTCGGAGGCACTTCACGGTGTCTCCAACACCGGCTACGGTGTTAAGTTTGGTGGCTCCTTCCCTGGAGCCACCAGCTTCCCACAAGTTATTACTACTGCCGCTTCATTTAACGCCTCTTTGTGGGAAGAAATTGGCCGG GTGGTTTCTGAGGAAGGTAGAGCGATGTATAATGGAGGAGCAGCAGGACTAACATTTTGGAGTCCAAATGTGAACATATTTAGAGATCCAAGGTGGGGAAGGGGTCAAGAAACACCAGGGGAAGACCCTCATTTGGTTGCACAATATGGCGTTAGCTATGTAAAAGGACTACAGGGAGGTGGCGGTAGGGGCAATACACGGTTGAAGGTGGCTGCTTGTTGCAAGCATTACACTgcttatgatcttgatgattGGAATGGCTATGATCGTTATCACTTCAATGCTAAG GTAAGCATGCAGGACTTAGAGGATACTTACAATGTGCCATTCAAGGCATGTGTGGTTGAAGGTAATGTAGCAAGTGTGATGTGCTCTTACAACCAAATCAATGGAAAGCCATCTTGTGCTGACCCTACTCTCCTGCGTGACACAATTCGTTCCCAATGGCATCTTAACGG ATACATTGTATCAGATTGTGATTCTGTTGGATTACTATTCGAGAAACAACATTACACTCGTTACCCTGAGGATGCTGCAGCGATCACTATCAAAGCTG GGTTGGACTTGGACTGTGGGCCTTTCCTAGCCATCCACACAGATAAAGCTGTCCGTACAGGCAAAGTTTTACAAGTAGAAATCAACAATGCTTTAGCCAATACAATTACAGTCCAAATGCGTCTAGGAATGTTTGATGGGCCCAATGGGCCTTATGCAAATTTAGGCCCAAAAGATGTGTGCAGCCCAGCCCATCAACAGTTGGCCCTTCAAGCTGCTCGTGAAGGCATTGTTCTTCTCAAAAATATTGGACAGGCTCTTCCATTGTCCACTAAACGACACCGTACAGTTGCTGTTATTGGGCCCAATTCAGATGCTACACTTACCATGATTGGCAATTATGCTG gtgTTCCATGTGGTTATATTTCACCATTACAAGGAATATCAAGATATGCAAGGACAATTCACCAACAAGGATGTATGGGAGTAGCTTGTCCAGGGAATCAAAACTTTGGATTAGCAGAAGTGGCTGCAAGGCATGCTGATGCCACTGTGTTGGTAATGGGACTTGACCAATCCATCGAAGCCGAAGCTAAAGACAGAGTTACCCTTCTTCTCCCAGGACATCAACAAGACCTCATTTCTAGGGTAGCTATGGCTTCTAAAGGCCCCGTAGTGTTGGTGTTGATGTCCGGTGGCCCCATTGATGTTACATTCGCCAAAAATGATCCTCGTGTTTCGTCTATTCTTTGGGTTGGCTATCCTGGTCAGGCTGGTGGAGCTGCCATTGCTGATGTTCTATTTGGAGCAACCAATCCAG GGGGGAAGCTACCAATGACATGGTATCCACAAGATTATGTAGCTAAAGTGTCAATGGCAAACATGGACATGAGAGCAAATCCAGCAAAAGGGTATCCCGGTAGAACCTATAGATTCTACAAAGGCCCAACAGTTTTCCCATTTGGGGCTGGCCTTAGCTACACAACATTCAGCCAACATTTATTCTCCGCGCCAATCACTGTTTCGGTGCCAACTCTTCATTCTCATGATCTTGTATCGAACAACACAACAACATTAATGAAAGCGAAAGCTACAGTGAGAACAATACATaccaattgtgagtcacttgATATAGATATGCATATTGATGTGAAAAACACAGGGGACATGGATGGAACACACACGGTCCTCATTTTCTCAACCCCACCTGATCCCACGGAGACAAAACAACTCGTCGCGTTTGAGAAAGTTCATGTTGTGGCTGGGGCTAAGCAGAGAGTCAAGATCAATATGAATGCTTGCAAACACCTCAGTGTAGCTGATGAATACGGAGTTCGAAGGATTTACATGGGAGAACACAAAATTCATGTGGGTGATGACCTCAAACATTCTATAACCTTTCAACCTTCATTGGAGGAGATCAAACTCTAA